The Dromaius novaehollandiae isolate bDroNov1 chromosome 19, bDroNov1.hap1, whole genome shotgun sequence genome contains the following window.
CGCTAGAATAGAGGTGGCAAGACAACGTGGGTTAGCAAGTGAACTATATCCTATTTAAACACATTAGGCTAGTTTTCTAGTTGTTAGCACATGGTGAAATCTATGCTAttacattttttccattaaacaTAGCTAGAACCAGTATAGTAATATCTCAGCCATCACCTCCTCCTCTCCTTGTAGGCATATACTCCCTAAATGGCCGATAAGTCTCCATGTAAAGACAGTTATTTGATACTAATTTCTAAGTTCTGCAATACCTTCTCTTCAATGCTTCATTTGCAGGGGAGACTCCAGAACAGGATGACAACAAACCATTATGTTCTGTCATTTACAACATCCTTCAGAATGTGATTATGGGACAAACTACCACTGAGCGAACAGGGAACAGATCAGGGAACTCTTCAGTGTACTGTGGCAAAACTAAAGTATTTATGACTAATTCTGTGGTAAGAATGGTATTTCTTGGCTAAGAGTTCTGAAGCATACTTGCATAATGGGGAGTTTTGGCACAGATGATTATCATCATGACGCTAGGGTATACGCCTCATAATTTCAGTAGGAGCAGAATTTGgcatttttccttcaaattattAACCTATGTCCCTCTACCATAATCCAACTGAAGCAGACTTTGTTTAATGGTGATCTTGTTAATGGGCAAGGAGCTGCACTTGTGTCTAGTAGTGTTAGTGTCCTCTCAGTTCCGGTAGAGATTACAGCTTTACCTAACTTCAGCTAACAGACCTGGCTACTCTGACAGGCCTAAGCACATTCACTGTGAAAAACCTGAAGATGAAGGCACTTGCACAAAGCTTACATACTGAAGGATGCACCCATGAAAGAACCCCCTTCAACAGAGCTAATTTTAAGCCAGCTGCTAGTGCTACTTTGAGActgtctgcttttttcccccacaatacTCTACTTTTGCCCTGACAtttatgctttcattttaattttagatGTTAGCTAATAAGCATTAAAGCAGTGCTGTCACTTCTAAAACATGATCCAACAGTCTTAAAACTGAAATACATATTCACCAATTGCTGCTGCATATGTTGTTTTCTGAGAAACACCAAATTGTTGTAGAAGGGTGAACACAACTCTGTCCCAGAGTATTAACTGCAGGCTTGTGTCCCCAATGCAGCTAGAGCAACTTGAAGCTAGAAGAGTACATGTGTTAAATGAGAAAGCATTTTGCATTCAGTGTTGCTGGAGAAgatttaaacagaagaaattagCAAAGGAGAGATGGTCTGCAACTGTCATCCAAGCAGGTAATTTGATAGGGTGCGGCTAAGCATGGTGTAACAAGTAACATTTCCAGTTACACTAGCTGTTTAAAGTGGCAGGAGGGAATATACTGATGAGAAATGGAGAAAGTTTAAGTGCCATCCCTCACATTATGTGTGACAGCTTCTGAGATTCTTTGTACtcagatttcttttaattaaatcttCAGCTATTCGTTCCTGGTTAGCCAAGAATCGCTTCCGAAGGATGCGCAAGGCTGCTAATGTTATAAAGCATGGCTGGAGGAGATGGAAAGTAAGTACATTGGTAAGGAAAAGCACTGAACTGAGTGACTTAGGCTTTTTAGGTGTTTGGAAAAGAATCTACCTCTGTCAAGTAACTGTACAAAAACAATACTGTCCAGTCTCCAGAAAACTCTTCTGAAGTTGAAGAGCAGAAGACAGACTCCAGTCTTGTACAGCTGCTTCTGCAGGGTGGCAGTGTAAAGGCTACAAAATGAACTCACTCCTATTCAAATTTAATTCAAATTTAGAATCACTTCAATCAAATTCAAATTTAGAATCACTTCAATCAAATTCAAATTTAGAATCACTTCAATCAAATTCAAATTTAGAATCACTTCATCAAATGGGCAAATGTTCCAAATACTGTCTTACAATACCTTTAAGGTATCCTCTTCTGTAAACTCttagttttgctgttttaaatcTTGTGTTCAAGCATATTGTTCTGCATCTCTTCATCAGACAAAAATGGCTGCGTTAGCAGCAGCAGAGTTggatgatgatgaagaaaaagCACCCTTTTTCCCTGGAGCTACGGTGACCTCAGCCAATTCACCTTGCCCTTTGGAAACAACTTGGCCTCTCAGTGCAATAATTAAGTTCTGGCCTCTGGGCCTTGTCCTGTCTGCTGCACCTGTTACTGCGGGGGGACTGCGGAGAGACCTCTCTCTGCTGGCAAGCTTGAAAGTACTTCAGAACGACAGCTACAAGGTGGAAAATGGTTTCTTTGGTTGTGGCATCACTTCCGTTAGAGCTCTCCCACAGGTAACCTACCTCACACACTTGAGTCAGTAGCATGTTTAAGCTGAGTTCACCATCCTGTAACAGTACCAGCATAAAATCTGCTGTCAAGCTGTGATCTTCCTCTTTTCCACTGGCTTAGATACACAAGGATAAATCTGACAAATAGGTCAAGCTAGACAAAGGACTAAAAAAGTTGAGACTTTTAACTAAGCATGAAAGCTCTCCTTAGTCTGTCACAGGAACAAACTGATCACAACTCTGTGCTTCAGAGCACAGAGCAAATGGAGAGCAAAGGATTCTAACATGGTCTCTGCTGTTCTgtacttggtttttttttttgtttagggGATTGAAGCTGCACAACAGGTGAACATATGAATAAGTGTCTATTTAGGGAAAAGCCACTGGGGTTATTAATATCTCAATAATTCTGCATTAACTTCACCGTGCAGACAACTATACACAGACTAATTAGGACAGAGGATTTTCAGGGCAGCAGTTCTGGGAGCAACCCTGGAGTATTTCACCTCCCATTTGCATGCAGAATAGTACTAAAAACAATTCACAACCCACACTTGGTTCTCCGTTAAGTTGCTGTATGGTTACCAAACATCTTCtgcctgtactttttttttttttccttttgtagataAGTTTTTGAGGTTGCCTAAAATTAAGCCTGTAAGAATATAATTTTTGAACAGTCACAATTATTACAAGTTGGAGGAAACATGTATCGAGTCAACCACTAATTAGCTACTCAAATCTTCAGAGTTTAGACTGATTTTAATTCATATCATGCTATTGCTGCTGTTTGCAGTAATCATTTAACTTAAATCCCATTTCTATTAGAACTCTCCTGGAAGACGTCCTCTATCCTTATTCACGTCCAATGGCTGCTTATATACTAGAGCACTACTTAGCGCAAGTAGCAAAATCTAGCTCAGAATCTGGCAGAACATTAACTGAACTCTCTACCTCTTTTTCTTCTAGGGCTCTGTCAAGTTTCACTGTAAGAAGTCTCCCCTGCATTATGCAAATGTCAGTCCCCATACGGATGCCTATTCTGTCACTGGATTTAACCAAATTTTATTGGACAGAAAAAAACTCCTTCCAGCGTAAGTTTTGGCCATCTTCATGTACTGTACTTTTCAGGGAAGGACTGCCTGTAAGCTGCTGCTTTCAAATACTTCAGTCAACGTCCATATCTGCTGCTACCTCAGAGCTTTCTAGAGTCATGCATTCTATGTATCATATAATATACTTCAAATTTAGAACAAGCTGGTGGGGGGCATTCCTCCTCTGACACATATGCACATATTAGAGGATATGTCAGTACTATGAGAACACTTGACATAATTAAAATAGATCAAGTACTTTAAACAATGTATACTTGAACAGAACACTTTAGCACTACATGGGAGAAGCAAGAGGCTGGTAATGAGATagcaaaaaatgcaaacactttTGTTCTCTGCTGGATTCTCATCAGGAGATACAAACAACTATTCTGATTGACCACACTAGTGTTCAGTATTATCCTAACACTTCTGACAGTGACTGAGAAAGTGAGTAGCAGTCAAATATAACACTGAGGGCAGATGTCTCAGGGAAAAGTGAGATTGTACTCTTGTTTTTTGTCTATGGGACCAAAATCTATGTAATCTCACAACTGCCATGATTTTTGAGCACTACCTAGTCACTAACATCAATTCTGCCAAGGCACTAAGGTTCTCGGTTCTCATCAGAGGAGCTTTATACAGTCTCTTTTTGTTGCTCGCGTGGATCTTGAAAACATTTAGGTCACCTGTGTACGCCACTTTTAAATAAACTGTTAAATATCTTGCAAATTAACAAGAACATTTCAGAATGGTTTGTGGATTAAGATAAATGCTAacatatttaataatttttttattggGAAGGAGCATTTCCCATGTTTGACAAGATTTTTGTACCAACAGAAACCAAGTCCACAGGATATCAAATTTAATTCCTAGTGTTCAGAAATCTCTCCTTTCCGCACTGTCTTTGACTGCCTATGTCATTGCTTATCAACAGTAAAGTGAAAATTAGAGCACAGAGGTCCATAAGCAAAATGTGACCAAAGCTAGAGGAAACATAGAATGATGTACCGCAGTAGCTCGTGGTGCTGCAGGATCTCTTCTGTCAGACAATAAAaatttcaaggaaagaaaaatgttcccaAAGTAGCTCACTCAGGAAGAATGTTCTCCTTCTCTGGGGGTTCAACAATTCTCAAACAGCAGTCTGCAAACTCAACAAATAATGGCTCCtgcatgtactttttcatcagggagtttttttcttctgcttgatCTATCGTTAGTAGTAGTTGCCTGAGATGCGGATTCAGGAGCAAGCCTCTCAGTTCTTCTGATTCCccttggggggggaaaaaaaagacaaagagtGCTATTGTGTAACTGTTACAAATGTGGTTCAAAACAtcctcattttacaaatgaaTTTTCAAGCCTAGTTATCCGACCGTTAGAGCCGTATGGCCTTGCAATGGGCTGCACAATCAGAGCATGAAGAATTAACGGGAATTCTGGATTACCTAAAAGCTTGAGTTTCTGCAGCGGGACTCGGTCCTGCTCGTCGTCTTCCGTCAGGATGTCCGCCACCGACCAGGGGCTGCCTGAgggcgggggggcagcagagctgccgcagcgcgggggctccgccgccgcctcccggtcccggtcccgctCCGGCGCGCACCGCTCTGCGGGAGGAGGTGGCGTTAGCGGCGGCGTGGCCCTCCCCCCTCCCGTTCCCCCTCCCCCGCGGTCACTTACCCCTGTGGGTCCTGCAGCACGGCACCGAGCAGCTGCGGGGCCACAGACGCCGTTAGAGGAGCCGTTAGAGAAGCCGTTAGagccgcgcgcgcccgcccccaCAGCGGGCGACCGTTACTCCCCGTCTGCGCGCGGACAAGGCCGCGCCGCTCCTCccaccccgccgcccgcccccgtgccctgccctcccccgccgccgcccgccccggtgccccccgtcCCGGCGCTCACTAGGCGGCGGCGCACCGCGGGCAGCGGTACTtggccgcgccgcccgctgccCCGCACACGCcgcaccgccgcgccgcccgcatGGCGCCCGCCGGCCGCACGCGCCAGGCGCGGCCAGCCGAGCGCCCAGCGCCTCCACCCACCCAGGCGCGCTAGTCCACCGCCGAGGAGGCAGCATCGAGCAGCCGTTAGGCGGCCTCGCCTCAGGGCGCCATGTTGAGCGCTCGCTCCCCCGCGGCCTCCGCGCTACCGGGCGCAGAGAAACGCCGAATAGAAATGAATCAACGAAAAGTCCTTTTAACAAACTAATGCAGTTCCGGCTGTCCCTTTCTAGTGACTGCACGTTACATACTTCTTTAGTTTTTAATACCATAAACATGGATGACGACCTGCCAGACTTGCTTCACCCACTGCTGCTCCAGTCACCCCTATACCACACATATCTGAGAAGAAACCTCACCGTGTAAAGTTGCAGACACGCAAAGTAAGAAACTGTCACCACTCGGAAACATTTATAAGCTAAATAGAGCCCAGGGAAGGCAATAACATATACTAGTGGGATTCACCCACACCCACTGAAGGAGAGCTCCAGGCCCATGTGCCCCCATGCAGTGCCCCGCCAGCTAAACCAGCACAGCTGTTACTATTGCCTTAGTAAGGATAGGACCGGCCTTTACAAGTGGTAACAGAAAAGACCCAAGATTTATTTGAGAACTGATCAGTTAAGGATTATTTCCTGTTTAAGGATTTATGGATGGATTCCAACCGTTATCTTGTTTTCAACATTATAGTCACCATAATAGACAGTGATATGTTAAATGGCCTGGTTGTTACATAGCACCTTGCCAATGTCAACATGGATATGAATACAAATATACATCATAACACACACACCCCCCGATGATCTTTATCATCTGCCCTTTGGTAAATTCTGTTTTAAGTTCCTGTTTTTAAGTTTAGGTTGAAATACAATTAGAGATAGATGTTTAGTTTTAAGTTGATCATTTCTTGAGGTTGGTGGTGGTCAAGTTGGAAGAAAACAATTACAGGAATAGTAGTGCTCAGAAGAAAGAAATGGGCCAGACTGATCTTGTGTGAGTTACATTAtccatttaaataattaattttaattatgtatcacaTAGCACCATCTATCTCCTTAAATAAAGTGTCtgaattttaattcaaaacaagaaaaaaattctcccaGAATCCTTCAAGGTAAAATAGcacaaaaaaggttttttttatggTAATAAACATAAAACAACCAGGCATCCGATTTGTGAATGTAATGAAGCTTAACTCATTTGTTACATTAACAGGTGAACCCACTTCTTATACGAAACATTTTCTTATATCCTCTCAAGAACAGATTAAtgggattttgtttttacttcactgaagccttttgaaatactaaaacaatgacaacaaaacAATTACACTGGAAATAATCACTGAAAACTCCAACTTGTATTTCAAGGGCTGATGTTGCTTGGATTGTACAGTACATATTATCACATTAATGCAATGCTATTGAATAATACTTGAGCGTACCTTACAACAAGAAAGACAAGCTACCATCACCGGGGGCTGTTCAGTCAAAACTTACACATTTATAACTGTGCATGTGCAGGGATAAGAAATTTAAACATTGGGATTCCTCTAGACAGTATCCCCCTGTTACTAAATATAAGCACCCATTCTACTAGGATATGACAAATTAAGTATTCAGTAGCCAATTTCTTTTTTCGGAGAGGGTGAGACCTTTTCCTTTTACAAAATAGCCAGtcttcaaatttttattttgctttgctttgtataGGAAACTCCACGGCAGTTTTGATACTGCAAAACTCAAATTAGGTTTTCTTCTAAACTTATAATTCAAATTTCAAAAGCCACAGACTCAAGTGTGCTTCTAAGCAAAAATATGAAAAGGGTAGTCACAGATATTTCACGAAAACACATGATCCAGCTACATACTGCAGTTAAAATTATAACAGTAAAGCAGTATTGAGTACCCCATTAATGCAGAAATCAATCAAGCACTCAAAGACCTACAATTTGACTGCTTgtaaataaaagattaaaacatAATTCCCCCCATACTACTGAAAATTTTCTTGCAATTTAACAAAAAGCATCTTCAAGAGCattaaaaagggcaaaaaaaaaggatttaaatctTAGTAGCAAAGCAAGCACAATAGAGgcatatttcaaaatacaaagtaAACATCAgtaatggatttatttttatctcaAAGCAAAATAAACCTCCTGCTTCCATTTAAAGGATAGATAAATCAGTCCCATCCACCAGGTGGGTTAATGAAGAAAAGCTGCTGTGCTCAGAGTTAACATTTAACCAAATTCAGCCAACATTCAAAGACCAGAAAAGCCATTAATGTAGATCAGGAAAGAGCCTTTTGCCCCGCTCACTTGCCAGGCTGCCTTATCCGACTGTTCCCAGTCGCAGCACGCGTGCCCGCTGAGTGCGGAGCTGTGCCCCACTGCATGCCAAAGTGCCCCGTGCCTCACAGGAATGGGCCCCACTGCCAGTGGGGCAAGAGGCAGTGGCATTATTTCAGGTATCTCCATGAAGATATCGCGTAAGTAATGCCAGTGGGCAGCCCTTACGCAACAGCTGTCGCTGCTAGATACTTTTAATGGTGCAGGCGTGGATGCGGTTGCCAGAAGGGCACTTCAGAGCCTTGAGTTTAGCCCCCAGTTCTTTGGTCTTCAGCGTATATATTATGGGGTTTCCCAAACAGTTCATGGTTACCAACACAGCTGTGCAATTTCGAAAGATGTAGGCCCTTGGGTAGAGATCAAGGGGGCACTGGTGGTTAGTTGCATCGAATAGGACTCCTGCAAAAAAAGGAGCATAGGAGACCAATGTCAAGAGCCAAATAAAAATGCTAGTTCTGGCAACCTGGATCTCAGCTGATTTGTAGGTGCCAGTAGCTTGTCCATGTGCTTTCATTTTGAACTTTCTTTTCCTCAAGATGATAATGATGCTGAGGTAGGTGAACAGAGGTACAATAAAGGCCACCACACAATGGGGAATGGTGATGAAGATGAGGTAGTCAACACAAAATGGACTGTAAAGGACAGAGAGATTATTTTCTCTGTGCAAGCAGTTCCACCCCATCAATGGCAAGCAACCGAAAAAGAAAGCAAGGACCCAGTTAATTAAAACAGCAGCTAGAGAATGCTTTCTAGAAACCCTGAATCTTGTCCTCATGCTTTCGGCTACAGCCAGGTAGCGTTCAATTCCAATGCTTACCAAGTTATAGATGGTAGATAAAATAGATGTAGTATAAAAGGCATAAGGTGCAAGCATATCCCTGGATCCAAAGATTGTACTGTCAGGGTTGGTGATGAACAGCACTGAAATCCAGAAGCCAGAAGAGCTGGTGAAGAGATCGGAAAAAGCCAAATTGCAGAACAGTACAAGAATAGGCTTGTGCAGATCCTTGGTAGCCACTATGGTGAAGATGACCGTGCAGTTGAAGATCACGGATATTATGTTAATAGTCAGTTGAGGGATGCCCAGTGCAAGTACTAACTGTGAACTCCAGATTTTAGTATGGTTAACAGAGCAGTTTGGGTATCCATTCATGGTGAAAAATCCTACTTCAAACCATTAACAAAGTCTGCTTTACACATCCCATATTCCGTACGAGACCATACTACAACTGCGTTACCGCCACCTTGTTCTCCAGACGAAAAATGAATCTTGAAACACAGCTTCTATTGccacatcatcatcatcatcataacaGCGGATTAAACTTTAACCacttgtgtttttaaatatttgggtTACCAACTCAGGGCACAGCCAATTACTCTTAAGTTGCTAGGACAGCCAAAAGAGGAAAATGTACTTAATGCTGTATAATTGATCTGCCTAAAGTAACCTTTATCAAAAGCAAAATTTTGCGAGCTCTTATGACAATGGATGATTGCATCAGTAGTTAGAAAGACTTTGATGATATTCTAAAATGGAGTGAATGTCAATTCATCTGTAAGTACATTAGatagaaacaaataaaagatCAGTGAGTCAGAAAATGGAGAACagcaatttggggggggggaaggtgagCATGTGACTGATGaaaccaaagaagaaaagcactttTGTGTCACTAACCTGGACCCCAGTTCAGTGAAGGATTTAAGTATGCACCTAAATTCAGGATGACTCTAGTGACTTTAGTGGAGCTCCTAAAGTGCTCGAGGCCAAGAATTTGTTTAAGAGCTTGGCTGAATGAGAGGTGTAACTTTCCTCAACTCTTTGCAGTCAATATCTTTAAGAATAAAAGATGTCAACTCACTGTCCAGCAAAATGCATAGTGTTTCTGTTTCTGGAGTTTATAGGCCTCCAGTTTTATCCCCCTTATTGCCCCCCTCCAGACTAGACACAAGCAATGGGCAAAAATGTGGCCGTTAATTTACACATTTCTTATTTCAGTCACTCCCAAAGCCATGCATCTTGCAGTTTCATTCTTAGAAATGCTGCTATGTGAAACAATGGAAGATCCCTTTTAGGACAGCCTCCCCGATTTTATATGTGCTTAATAATCCATAAAGAATGATTTTAAATCTTAACTGAAAGGTGACAGAACTAGTGACCTAGTTGTTCGCTGTCTCTCGCTTACAATTACAAATTGATATGAGTACCTGtggctgtttttttaaagcaCGGCTGGATCATATCTACACAACTTCTGAGCTAACCCCGcgctgcagcactgcagcagggctgcgggaaGGTGAAGGGGTCTGCCAGTACCGACACACTTGTGCTTCGGCCCACTCTCAGCTCAGAAGTTGTCAGACTATACCTAAAATTGCACATTCTGTCTTTCCCTCGTGTAAATCAGAAGTACCTCCACTGATACTTTAcaagcttaaaaatatatatagacatatgtaTTTAATGAATTAGTTAAAGTTGAATTAGCTTAATTTTCAGACAAGCAAATGCAGGAGAGTAACTCAACTCTTCAGAAGATTAATTGGAGTGGGGACTTAGGCTGCCTAAGTAGTTTTGAAAATGCCATTTTGTTTTCCTAATTGTTGGATGAGAATGTAACCAGAAAATGACAGTTGTCTGTACTCATACATTCATTATAGGGTAATTTGTGGGTTTTATTTAAGTTAATGTATAACTTCTACACTAATAAAGCAACGTAATATCATtatatcttttcttcctctgtctttttaaAGGTAAATAACTTTCGAAAACTAGGTTTAAAATACTGGagactatttagaaaaaaatgctctttggACATACATTTAATGTCTATCAGCAGAGGGCACTGCTGTAACAAACTATTATACATCTGAAAAGAAACCATGTATAGCCATATACAGTGggaaaaatggagatttttttaagaattgtAGCAGTTAGGGTGAGCAGCACATCAGAATAGAAATATGAACAGTATCATGGATACTCCTACTCTTAAGTAGCTGCTTTCGTTTTGTAATGCTGGATTTCCTCTATGTAATCCTACATCTTATCCTAAAGCCCATAGACAGAGAGACCTCTCCAAGGTGCTCTCGCTGCTACCTGGCATCTTCAATTGAGGACCCAGTTTTTGCAAGTTTTCATATAGCAAAATTATCTGGGTAAAGCCATATTACTTACAAAATGATTCTGAGTTAATTTGTGATGCATCAGATCAAATGTGTTTTTACTGTTATCCTAACAAGGGATT
Protein-coding sequences here:
- the ZNHIT3 gene encoding zinc finger HIT domain-containing protein 3, translating into MRAARRCGVCGAAGGAAKYRCPRCAAAYCSVPCCRTHRERCAPERDRDREAAAEPPRCGSSAAPPPSGSPWSVADILTEDDEQDRVPLQKLKLLGESEELRGLLLNPHLRQLLLTIDQAEEKNSLMKKYMQEPLFVEFADCCLRIVEPPEKENILPE
- the LOC112987643 gene encoding lysophosphatidic acid receptor 1-B-like; its protein translation is MNGYPNCSVNHTKIWSSQLVLALGIPQLTINIISVIFNCTVIFTIVATKDLHKPILVLFCNLAFSDLFTSSSGFWISVLFITNPDSTIFGSRDMLAPYAFYTTSILSTIYNLVSIGIERYLAVAESMRTRFRVSRKHSLAAVLINWVLAFFFGCLPLMGWNCLHRENNLSVLYSPFCVDYLIFITIPHCVVAFIVPLFTYLSIIIILRKRKFKMKAHGQATGTYKSAEIQVARTSIFIWLLTLVSYAPFFAGVLFDATNHQCPLDLYPRAYIFRNCTAVLVTMNCLGNPIIYTLKTKELGAKLKALKCPSGNRIHACTIKSI